From the genome of Abyssicoccus albus, one region includes:
- a CDS encoding sulfurtransferase — protein sequence MQLLYYEDYMANASDFIVLDCQNDMKEYDLGKEKFKKTHLPRAYHVPIKPILTDDVLYNAGRHPLPKINFLYKLFTILIERHETQKFLVYSDGIDIYSARMIWLLQLMGFTNVYLLNETFSSLRQKYNIDLTVNLEENYRNEQLTYLHEIMEDEVEQHKITSKGKSSLYELYQEVLAEQDNVINYDFVYQLNRNLISTHMDVFDAIKQESLILDVRHNARFIGENEPIDTTAGHIPQTFNLEYEHYIDEGRITIQKLNQLKLEYSHLYNVNRSLQSDIREDRDVILSCGSGLSACMMYVLLQLINVPSTVYAGSYSEWIALDLPILNNIE from the coding sequence ATGCAATTATTATATTATGAAGATTACATGGCCAATGCATCTGATTTTATCGTATTGGATTGTCAAAATGATATGAAAGAGTATGATCTAGGAAAAGAAAAATTTAAAAAAACTCATTTACCTAGAGCATATCATGTACCAATAAAACCAATATTGACTGATGATGTTTTATACAATGCAGGAAGACATCCTCTCCCTAAGATTAATTTTTTATACAAATTATTTACAATATTAATTGAGCGACATGAAACACAAAAGTTTCTTGTTTATAGTGATGGGATAGATATTTATAGTGCAAGAATGATCTGGTTATTACAATTAATGGGGTTCACCAATGTATACTTACTTAATGAAACATTTAGTTCCTTACGTCAAAAATATAATATTGATTTAACTGTAAATTTAGAAGAAAACTACAGAAATGAACAACTCACTTATTTGCATGAAATTATGGAAGATGAAGTGGAACAACATAAAATAACGTCAAAAGGTAAATCGTCATTATATGAACTTTATCAAGAAGTCTTGGCAGAACAAGATAATGTAATCAATTACGATTTTGTTTATCAATTAAATAGAAATTTGATTTCAACACATATGGATGTTTTTGATGCAATAAAACAAGAATCATTAATTCTCGATGTACGACATAATGCAAGGTTTATTGGTGAGAATGAGCCTATAGACACCACAGCTGGTCATATTCCACAAACCTTTAACCTCGAATATGAACACTATATTGATGAGGGTCGAATTACGATTCAAAAATTAAATCAATTAAAACTTGAATACTCACACTTGTATAATGTAAACCGTTCACTTCAATCAGATATTAGAGAAGATCGAGATGTTATTTTAAGTTGTGGTTCAGGTTTAAGTGCTTGTATGATGTATGTATTACTACAATTAATTAATGTCCCTTCAACTGTATATGCCGGTAGTTACTCAGAATGGATAGCTTTAGACCTTCCAATATTAAATAATATTGAATAA
- a CDS encoding virulence factor → MKIINIEPTPSPNTMKVVLDEEKNEMKSETYTSIEDTNPIFINALLEIEEVTSIFYALNFVSIDKHPKAEWKLVIPKIEETMDRINNSINDKSDHNNTDTHSAQMHQGNEDNTTQTMDLEFKVELLTFKEIPYQIKLSNRFNEERIQLSERFLDAVETVTLPHDNVIFMRQWIHFDDRYGNMNEEIDGIREEIEALYSDKQLDDLIKQAKETEYTVPKKEMKKVTLSEFEAASDWKERLRMLDHFPTPDESDYELLAVALQDEKAQVRRFAVVLLGMIEQAETLKYLDQALDDKNVSVRRTAGDCISDLGYKEALPIMEKALSDKSKLVRWRAAMFIYDEGNSDQLKTLHQHVDDDAYEVALQVKMAIHRIEGGEDAKGSVWKQISNRNNTE, encoded by the coding sequence ATGAAAATTATTAATATAGAACCTACGCCAAGTCCGAATACGATGAAAGTTGTATTAGATGAAGAAAAAAATGAGATGAAATCAGAAACTTATACGTCGATTGAAGATACAAATCCAATATTTATTAACGCATTGCTTGAAATCGAAGAAGTAACATCAATTTTTTATGCGTTAAATTTTGTATCAATTGATAAACATCCAAAAGCTGAATGGAAATTAGTTATTCCTAAAATTGAAGAAACGATGGATCGCATAAATAACTCAATCAATGACAAGTCTGATCATAATAATACTGATACTCATTCAGCTCAAATGCATCAAGGTAATGAAGACAATACGACACAAACAATGGATCTTGAATTTAAAGTTGAATTGTTAACCTTCAAAGAAATTCCTTACCAAATTAAATTGTCAAATCGTTTTAATGAAGAGCGTATTCAATTGAGTGAACGTTTTTTAGATGCTGTTGAAACAGTAACATTGCCTCATGATAATGTAATATTTATGCGTCAATGGATTCATTTTGATGATCGTTATGGCAATATGAACGAAGAGATTGATGGTATACGAGAAGAAATAGAAGCATTATATTCTGACAAACAATTAGATGACTTAATCAAACAAGCGAAAGAAACAGAATACACGGTACCAAAAAAAGAAATGAAGAAAGTAACGTTAAGTGAATTTGAAGCAGCATCAGATTGGAAAGAGAGATTACGAATGCTTGATCATTTTCCTACACCTGATGAAAGTGATTATGAGTTGTTGGCTGTCGCGCTGCAAGATGAAAAAGCACAAGTACGTCGATTTGCTGTTGTACTTTTAGGAATGATTGAACAAGCTGAAACTTTGAAGTATCTTGATCAAGCATTAGATGATAAGAACGTAAGTGTTAGAAGAACTGCAGGAGATTGTATTAGTGATTTAGGGTATAAGGAAGCACTGCCAATCATGGAAAAAGCTTTATCAGATAAGAGTAAGCTCGTACGTTGGCGTGCTGCAATGTTTATCTATGATGAAGGAAATTCAGATCAGTTAAAAACATTGCATCAACATGTAGATGATGATGCCTATGAAGTAGCACTTCAAGTTAAGATGGCAATTCATAGAATTGAAGGCGGAGAAGATGCGAAAGGGTCTGTTTGGAAGCAAATCTCAAATCGAAATAACACGGAGTAA
- a CDS encoding zinc-finger domain-containing protein, with the protein MNLEIMHRIDHLQDYYCKDCSIKHHLIKSESRTSAHQYCITMCSIGQKIQSLGQNLSHKGAYDENY; encoded by the coding sequence TTGAATTTAGAGATTATGCATCGTATTGATCATTTGCAAGACTATTATTGTAAAGATTGTTCAATAAAACATCATTTAATTAAATCAGAATCAAGGACAAGTGCACATCAATATTGTATTACGATGTGTTCGATCGGCCAAAAGATACAATCTTTAGGTCAAAACCTTTCCCATAAAGGAGCATACGATGAAAATTATTAA
- a CDS encoding lysophospholipid acyltransferase family protein, with amino-acid sequence MLHTAKVLFTIIGAAGLKSFKLNEVKRKQQYIEDFHERNRFTQLQPKLWARNILNTAGVKVKVHGDLPYYKEPVLYVANHEGNFDIPVLISTILQPFGFVSKQEVEKIPFLKDWMDLMHCIYIDRKDRRSGVKMLKSAIQNLNDGYSILIFPEGTRSKGEGIQEFKAGALKMAQKAKVNIVPVVIKGTSEIMEKNDHNMIKEGIVQIKMLEPIEPSIFKEQSLQDVTTMVEHKIKNEYEKL; translated from the coding sequence ATGCTACATACTGCAAAAGTATTATTTACAATTATTGGTGCTGCTGGCCTAAAAAGTTTCAAACTAAATGAAGTTAAGAGGAAACAGCAATACATTGAAGACTTCCATGAGCGCAATCGATTTACTCAACTTCAACCAAAGTTATGGGCACGTAATATTTTAAATACTGCAGGGGTCAAAGTGAAAGTACATGGAGATTTACCATATTATAAAGAACCTGTACTTTATGTTGCCAATCATGAAGGGAACTTCGATATTCCAGTGTTAATAAGTACAATTCTTCAACCTTTTGGATTTGTATCAAAACAAGAAGTAGAGAAAATACCCTTTTTAAAAGATTGGATGGATTTAATGCATTGTATATATATAGATCGCAAAGATAGAAGAAGTGGTGTGAAAATGCTTAAATCTGCAATTCAAAATCTTAATGATGGATATTCAATATTAATTTTCCCAGAAGGTACACGTTCAAAGGGAGAAGGAATTCAAGAATTTAAAGCAGGTGCGTTAAAAATGGCGCAAAAAGCAAAAGTTAATATCGTTCCAGTCGTAATTAAAGGAACGAGTGAGATAATGGAGAAAAATGATCACAATATGATTAAAGAAGGAATTGTACAAATCAAAATGCTTGAGCCAATTGAGCCTTCGATATTTAAAGAACAATCACTACAAGATGTTACGACGATGGTTGAGCACAAAATAAAAAATGAGTATGAAAAACTTTAA
- a CDS encoding 5'-3' exonuclease translates to MVEPKEKVLIIDGMALLFRHFFATSINKHFMPNQDGIPTNGIQGFLRHTFYLIKETNTPNVIITWDKGQYTFRNDLHEDYKANRQPPPSELIPQFDLVQKISEEIGFCNIGVEGYEADDVIGSLAKYLSYDFKVIAVSGDKDLLQILDKDIELWLIKKGFTEYNIYNKERFIQKYNIQPNQFVDVKALMGDTSDGYKGVSGIGEKTALKLIQTHHSISNLLENLESLTKGQKQKIEDDMDSLTLSNKLAKIYTEVPLVINDIINDMRLTQTEQQLIEVLDAHTLTITKKYYQSLYQ, encoded by the coding sequence ATGGTTGAACCTAAAGAAAAAGTACTTATTATTGACGGGATGGCATTATTGTTTAGACATTTTTTCGCAACTTCTATAAATAAACATTTTATGCCGAATCAAGATGGTATTCCTACTAACGGAATTCAAGGATTCCTAAGGCATACATTTTACTTAATTAAAGAAACAAATACGCCGAATGTTATTATTACATGGGATAAAGGTCAATATACGTTCAGAAATGATCTTCATGAAGATTATAAAGCGAATAGACAACCACCTCCAAGTGAACTCATACCACAATTTGATCTCGTTCAAAAGATCAGCGAGGAGATAGGGTTTTGTAATATTGGAGTGGAAGGATATGAAGCGGATGATGTCATCGGATCATTAGCTAAATATTTATCTTATGATTTTAAAGTGATTGCTGTATCAGGGGATAAAGATTTACTACAAATCTTAGACAAAGATATTGAATTATGGCTAATTAAAAAAGGGTTTACAGAGTACAACATATACAATAAAGAGCGATTTATTCAAAAATACAATATTCAACCGAATCAATTTGTAGATGTTAAAGCATTAATGGGAGATACGAGTGATGGATACAAAGGTGTTTCAGGAATCGGTGAAAAGACGGCACTAAAGTTAATTCAAACACATCATTCTATTTCAAATCTTTTGGAAAATCTTGAATCATTAACGAAAGGACAAAAACAAAAAATCGAGGATGATATGGATTCTCTTACTTTGTCGAACAAACTTGCAAAAATTTATACTGAAGTCCCATTAGTGATAAACGATATTATAAATGATATGAGATTAACTCAAACTGAGCAACAGTTAATAGAGGTTTTAGATGCACATACATTAACCATTACGAAAAAATACTATCAAAGTCTGTATCAATAA
- the deoD gene encoding purine-nucleoside phosphorylase, with product MSVHINAKKGDIADTILLPGDPLRAKYIAENFLEDVTQYNEVRNMFGYTGTYKGKRISVQGTGMGVPSISIYINELMNEYGVKNLIRVGTCGAIQKDVEVRDVVLGMSASHDSNTNNKLFGPITFAPTADFDLLATAYNKATSKGLNVKVGNVFTADWFYDEKNNNDQLAEYGVLAVEMESSALFTLAKKYDAKALSILTVSDHIITGEATSSEERQTSFVDMMEVALDTAVEFASK from the coding sequence ATGAGCGTTCATATTAATGCAAAAAAAGGTGATATAGCAGACACGATATTATTACCAGGTGATCCATTGAGGGCGAAGTATATCGCAGAAAACTTCTTAGAAGATGTAACTCAATATAACGAAGTGAGAAATATGTTTGGATATACTGGTACTTATAAAGGGAAGCGTATTTCTGTTCAAGGAACAGGTATGGGTGTACCATCTATTTCAATCTATATTAATGAATTAATGAATGAATATGGCGTAAAAAACTTAATTAGAGTAGGAACATGCGGAGCAATCCAAAAAGATGTAGAAGTACGTGACGTTGTTTTAGGAATGAGTGCTTCTCACGATTCTAATACGAATAATAAATTATTCGGACCGATTACTTTTGCACCAACCGCTGATTTCGATTTGTTAGCAACTGCATATAACAAAGCAACGAGCAAGGGGTTGAATGTAAAAGTAGGGAATGTATTTACTGCAGATTGGTTCTATGATGAAAAAAATAATAATGACCAATTAGCAGAGTATGGTGTACTTGCGGTAGAGATGGAATCTAGTGCGCTATTTACATTGGCGAAAAAATATGATGCAAAAGCATTATCTATTTTAACAGTAAGTGATCATATTATCACTGGTGAAGCAACATCAAGTGAAGAAAGACAAACTTCATTTGTTGATATGATGGAAGTAGCACTCGATACAGCAGTTGAATTCGCATCTAAATAA
- a CDS encoding dihydrofolate reductase, with protein MLKLIVAHDLNNVIGWKGNMPWHISNDLKRVKQITTGETIVMGRGTFESLGKPLPNRTNVVLTSNKTFNNDHQFDIEVIHSIEDLNNYNSPIIFGGGNLYQQVIDQIDEMYITLVHEKFIGDTFFPEYNLEDFEIISSEKFNKNKNESLTYEHLHLKKKYRKKK; from the coding sequence ATGTTGAAATTAATTGTTGCTCATGATTTAAACAATGTTATTGGTTGGAAAGGAAATATGCCATGGCATATTTCTAATGATTTAAAAAGAGTTAAACAAATAACAACTGGTGAAACGATTGTTATGGGAAGAGGTACATTTGAATCGTTGGGAAAACCGTTACCGAATAGAACTAACGTTGTCCTAACTTCAAATAAAACATTTAATAATGATCATCAATTTGATATTGAAGTAATTCATAGCATAGAAGATTTGAATAATTACAATTCGCCGATTATATTCGGTGGAGGTAACTTATATCAGCAAGTAATAGATCAAATTGATGAAATGTATATCACACTCGTACACGAAAAATTTATTGGTGACACTTTTTTTCCAGAATATAACTTAGAAGATTTTGAAATCATTTCATCAGAAAAATTTAATAAAAATAAGAATGAGTCATTGACTTATGAGCATTTACATTTAAAGAAGAAATATAGGAAGAAAAAATAA
- a CDS encoding PTS glucose transporter subunit IIA, translated as MFKNLFGSKEEVSKDIELYSPMTGEYVNIEDIPDPVFAEKMMGEGFGVKPTEGVVVSPIKGKVVQVFPTKHAIGLKADNDIEVLIHIGLETVQLEGEGFETLIAEGDTVDVGDELVQFDIDYISQKAESLISPVIITNTDQLDTYTSNDVKQVEKGQTVIFNLTAK; from the coding sequence ATGTTTAAAAACTTATTTGGTTCTAAAGAAGAAGTAAGTAAAGATATTGAATTATATTCACCAATGACAGGTGAATATGTAAATATTGAAGATATACCTGATCCTGTATTTGCTGAGAAGATGATGGGTGAAGGATTTGGTGTAAAACCTACTGAAGGTGTTGTAGTTTCTCCAATTAAAGGTAAAGTTGTCCAAGTTTTCCCTACTAAGCATGCAATCGGACTTAAAGCCGATAATGATATTGAGGTTTTGATTCATATTGGGCTTGAAACTGTACAACTTGAAGGTGAAGGGTTCGAAACTCTTATTGCTGAAGGTGATACAGTCGATGTAGGAGATGAACTTGTTCAATTCGATATCGATTATATTTCACAAAAAGCAGAATCATTAATTTCACCTGTGATTATCACGAACACAGATCAACTCGATACTTATACATCGAATGATGTTAAACAAGTTGAAAAAGGACAAACGGTTATATTCAATTTAACTGCTAAATAA
- a CDS encoding YozE family protein encodes MKSYSFYQYCKTRTGLNSSRESQMCEDIINDIQFPKQSSDYDDISNYLELNNVTSLPLSVFDCLWKDYEEWLLF; translated from the coding sequence ATGAAATCATATTCATTTTATCAATATTGTAAAACTAGAACGGGATTGAATAGTAGTAGAGAGAGTCAGATGTGTGAGGATATAATCAATGATATACAATTTCCTAAACAATCATCTGATTATGATGATATATCAAATTATCTTGAGTTAAATAATGTGACAAGCCTACCTTTGTCAGTGTTTGATTGTTTATGGAAAGATTATGAAGAATGGCTTTTGTTTTAA
- a CDS encoding queuosine precursor transporter, whose protein sequence is MVILTGIIELFIIFTLLVLSYKFFGRTGLIFWVGFGIIIANLQVLKAVDVLGFEATLGNIMFASLYLATDILNEKYGRNVAKKAVWMGLFSMIAFTLISQITLVFTPSKSDFAHEHLEVILGLVPRIAIASAISYVIGNFFDVWVFNKIRTLVRADRKFYIRAIGSTSLSSIIDTALFALIAFYGTYPNEVVLNIFITTYILKLLTTVFNVPFGYIAKSIKPLSERQYK, encoded by the coding sequence ATGGTTATACTAACAGGTATTATAGAATTATTTATTATATTCACATTACTTGTATTAAGTTATAAGTTTTTTGGTCGTACGGGCCTTATATTTTGGGTTGGTTTTGGCATTATTATTGCAAACTTGCAAGTATTAAAAGCTGTTGACGTATTAGGGTTTGAGGCGACTTTAGGAAATATAATGTTCGCTTCACTCTATTTGGCAACTGATATATTGAATGAAAAATATGGCCGTAATGTTGCTAAAAAAGCTGTTTGGATGGGCTTATTCTCAATGATCGCATTCACTTTAATTAGTCAAATTACGTTAGTGTTCACGCCAAGTAAAAGTGATTTCGCACATGAACATTTAGAAGTTATTCTTGGTTTAGTTCCACGTATTGCCATTGCGAGCGCTATTTCATATGTCATTGGTAATTTCTTTGATGTATGGGTATTTAATAAAATAAGAACTTTAGTACGGGCAGATAGAAAATTTTATATTCGAGCGATTGGTTCAACTTCATTAAGCTCAATTATTGATACAGCATTATTTGCATTGATTGCATTTTATGGAACTTACCCAAATGAAGTTGTTTTGAATATATTTATTACAACATATATATTAAAATTGTTAACAACAGTATTTAATGTTCCATTCGGCTATATCGCTAAATCAATCAAACCGTTATCTGAACGTCAATATAAATGA
- a CDS encoding thymidylate synthase, with the protein MNHADEMYLELCRTILNEANSKDDRTNTGTYSIFGYQMRFNLSEGFPLLTTKKVPFKLIVSELLWFIKGDTNIKYLLEHNNHIWDEWAFEQYVKSADYNGPDMTNFGHRILTDQQFKAQYDEQMSLFQHRILNDDDFADQYGDLGNVYGKQWRAFNGRDGKVVDQLKDVIESIKHTPSSRRHIVSAWNPTEIDSMALPPCHTLFQFYVRDNKLSLQLYQRSADVFLGVPFNIASYALLLHIVALECNLEVGEFVHTMGDAHIYSNHIEQVNTQLERNSFELPNIKIYNFTSFDEVEVEDIELIGYQSHPTIKAPIAV; encoded by the coding sequence ATGAACCATGCCGATGAAATGTATCTTGAATTGTGTAGAACGATTTTGAATGAAGCCAACAGTAAGGATGATAGAACAAATACAGGCACATATTCTATTTTTGGTTATCAAATGAGATTTAATTTATCAGAGGGATTTCCGTTATTGACAACAAAAAAGGTACCTTTCAAATTAATTGTATCTGAACTGCTCTGGTTCATTAAAGGTGACACAAATATAAAGTACTTATTAGAGCATAACAATCATATTTGGGATGAATGGGCCTTTGAACAATATGTAAAATCAGCAGACTATAATGGGCCAGATATGACTAACTTTGGACACCGTATTTTAACAGATCAACAATTTAAAGCTCAATATGATGAACAAATGAGTCTTTTTCAACACCGTATTTTAAATGATGATGATTTTGCTGATCAGTATGGTGACTTAGGGAATGTGTACGGTAAGCAATGGAGAGCATTCAATGGTCGTGATGGTAAAGTGGTTGATCAATTAAAAGATGTTATTGAATCAATCAAACATACTCCATCATCTAGAAGACATATCGTAAGCGCATGGAATCCAACAGAAATAGATTCTATGGCATTACCACCATGTCACACACTGTTCCAATTTTATGTTAGAGATAATAAACTGAGTTTGCAACTATATCAAAGAAGTGCAGATGTATTTTTAGGCGTCCCATTTAATATAGCGAGTTATGCTCTACTTTTACATATTGTGGCACTTGAGTGCAATTTAGAAGTAGGTGAATTTGTTCATACGATGGGTGATGCACATATATATAGTAACCATATAGAACAAGTGAATACTCAATTAGAAAGAAACTCATTTGAACTCCCAAATATTAAAATTTATAACTTCACTTCATTCGATGAAGTAGAAGTTGAAGACATCGAATTAATAGGCTATCAATCACATCCAACAATCAAAGCGCCAATTGCAGTTTAG
- a CDS encoding ribonuclease HI family protein, translating to MAIIYIDAATHNQKGPTAISYVINNNNQKYIQSKYVGDQFDNHEGEWLALINALEYAELLSIESVIVYTDSKVVADSMEKDQLKHSKYEGFHLKAKLIAHRFELCLVNWSARKKNKEADLHAKQCLYEAMHSLSERNQNSSSSQDKLKD from the coding sequence GTGGCAATTATATACATTGATGCAGCAACGCATAATCAAAAAGGTCCTACCGCTATAAGTTATGTTATTAATAATAACAATCAAAAATATATTCAATCAAAATATGTTGGTGATCAATTTGATAACCATGAAGGAGAATGGCTAGCTTTAATTAATGCATTAGAATATGCAGAGTTATTATCCATTGAATCAGTCATAGTCTATACAGATTCAAAGGTTGTTGCAGACTCAATGGAAAAAGATCAATTAAAACATTCAAAGTATGAAGGATTTCATCTTAAAGCTAAATTAATTGCCCATCGATTTGAACTCTGCCTAGTCAATTGGTCAGCACGTAAAAAAAACAAAGAAGCAGATTTACATGCAAAACAATGCTTGTATGAAGCAATGCATTCATTGTCAGAACGTAATCAAAATTCATCATCTAGCCAAGATAAATTAAAAGATTAA
- the msrB gene encoding peptide-methionine (R)-S-oxide reductase MsrB, with protein MVKKRNIDELSDIEYYVTQEDGTEPPFENKYWKHFEEGVYIDKLSGEVLFTSHDKFDSSCGWPSFSKAASENIVEVHDDSHGMSRTEVRSDTSHLGHVFNDGPKESGGLRYCINSASIDFIPKSELKESGYEKWLSQFE; from the coding sequence ATGGTAAAAAAAAGAAATATAGATGAGTTATCAGATATAGAATATTATGTAACGCAAGAAGATGGCACGGAACCTCCTTTTGAAAATAAATATTGGAAACACTTTGAAGAAGGTGTTTATATAGATAAGTTATCGGGTGAAGTGTTGTTTACATCACATGATAAATTTGATTCATCATGTGGATGGCCTTCATTTTCTAAAGCAGCGAGTGAAAATATTGTCGAAGTCCATGATGATTCACATGGTATGAGTAGAACTGAAGTTCGAAGTGACACATCACATTTAGGTCATGTATTTAATGATGGCCCCAAGGAATCTGGTGGATTAAGATATTGTATTAATTCTGCTAGTATTGATTTCATACCTAAAAGCGAATTAAAAGAGTCGGGCTATGAAAAATGGCTGTCACAATTTGAATAA
- a CDS encoding BrxA/BrxB family bacilliredoxin, whose protein sequence is MNPYEQYMNEMVKGMRTELTEHGFEELQTKEAVENHFNKVSENETTFVMINSVCGCAGGLARPSANTVYSQNPTKPDYAVTVFAGQDKDATETMREKIQQAPSSPSMALFKGEQLVHFIPREHIEGRDIQELCMDIKYAFDEHC, encoded by the coding sequence ATGAACCCATATGAACAATATATGAATGAAATGGTAAAAGGCATGCGCACTGAGTTAACTGAACACGGATTTGAAGAGTTACAAACAAAAGAAGCTGTTGAAAACCACTTTAATAAAGTGAGTGAAAATGAAACGACATTCGTCATGATTAACTCTGTATGTGGGTGTGCAGGTGGGCTTGCTAGACCTTCTGCCAATACAGTCTATAGTCAAAATCCAACAAAACCTGATTATGCTGTCACTGTCTTTGCAGGTCAAGATAAAGATGCAACTGAAACGATGCGTGAAAAAATTCAACAAGCTCCATCAAGTCCATCTATGGCTTTATTTAAAGGAGAGCAATTAGTGCACTTTATCCCAAGGGAGCATATTGAAGGCCGTGATATTCAAGAGCTATGTATGGATATCAAATATGCATTTGATGAACATTGTTAA
- the msrA gene encoding peptide-methionine (S)-S-oxide reductase MsrA — MSQEIATLAGGCFWCMVKPFDSFDGVNHVISGYAGGHVENPTYEQVGSGTTGHTEAVQIHFDNEKMTYKELLNIYFKTFDPTDNDGQFGDRGTMYEPVIFYHSNQQKEIAEQVKDSIDQSGVFNKPIITPIKPYKNFYPAEDYHQEFYKKESSHYNQFYKGSGRKQFIESHWN, encoded by the coding sequence ATGAGTCAAGAAATTGCAACTTTAGCTGGTGGATGCTTCTGGTGTATGGTTAAGCCATTTGATTCGTTTGATGGGGTTAATCATGTTATTAGTGGATATGCTGGTGGACATGTAGAGAATCCTACATATGAACAAGTAGGTAGTGGTACAACAGGACATACTGAAGCAGTTCAGATTCATTTTGACAATGAAAAGATGACTTATAAGGAACTGCTAAATATATATTTCAAAACATTTGATCCAACAGATAATGATGGGCAATTTGGTGATAGAGGTACTATGTATGAACCAGTTATTTTCTATCATAGTAATCAACAAAAAGAAATCGCTGAACAAGTTAAAGATTCTATTGATCAATCTGGAGTATTTAATAAACCTATTATTACACCAATAAAGCCTTATAAGAATTTTTATCCTGCTGAAGATTACCATCAAGAGTTCTATAAAAAAGAAAGTAGCCATTATAATCAATTTTATAAAGGATCTGGTCGAAAGCAATTCATAGAATCTCATTGGAATTAA